Proteins co-encoded in one Candidatus Thiodictyon syntrophicum genomic window:
- a CDS encoding HPF/RaiA family ribosome-associated protein: MPIKISGDTLALDKAICRQIENEAKKLALRFPDEQIDALARINEEFDPLYGHRVRCELRANLGQGRQLLVRDARKDAAEAITEVFGAAKRSMRRLRRRLIPAPAAGIASIGVV; the protein is encoded by the coding sequence ATGCCGATAAAGATCAGCGGCGACACCCTGGCCCTGGATAAGGCGATCTGCCGACAGATCGAAAACGAGGCCAAGAAACTCGCCCTGCGTTTCCCGGATGAGCAGATCGACGCCCTGGCGCGCATCAACGAAGAATTCGACCCCCTGTATGGTCATCGCGTGCGCTGTGAACTACGCGCCAACCTGGGCCAGGGCCGCCAACTCCTGGTGCGGGATGCCCGTAAGGACGCGGCTGAGGCGATCACCGAGGTCTTTGGGGCCGCCAAGCGCAGCATGCGCCGACTCCGGCGTCGTCTGATACCCGCGCCCGCAGCGGGGATAGCGAGCATCGGCGTGGTCTAG
- a CDS encoding general secretion pathway protein GspB encodes MSYILEALRRSQAQRELGRVPTLEGAALVAAGPADAPRRGPWAVAPVVMAAAAVLIALYAALRAPDDPHAVAPGTSAAGQAGAVPAAPAPVPSSPPSIAERRSAPGVLGASPAGVGPDPVVGPRADPGDRDPRSAPGIPAAAPRLATTPGAEGSVPVGALAPGSAGAPLIEAPPPKAQARVAPPVPPIPAVPVPDLAESQAVPPDDPAAQLQLELERQLESDGAVVPDSESAPLPTLREDPGPTPVPPDLIAAIEDFKHQVQGGPGKDKAKEKGAQKAADLPVVPPTPRPPGAPADVGDPATQLRLTHEQEAALPKFVMSVHVYDAQPDRRFVLINGLKYAEGAKTREGLTVERIRVDGAVLMHEGHPFFVHR; translated from the coding sequence ATGAGCTACATCCTGGAGGCCCTGAGACGATCGCAGGCGCAGCGCGAACTCGGGCGCGTGCCGACCCTGGAGGGTGCCGCACTGGTGGCCGCGGGCCCCGCGGACGCGCCGCGGCGCGGGCCCTGGGCGGTGGCGCCGGTGGTCATGGCGGCCGCCGCGGTGCTGATCGCACTCTATGCCGCCCTGCGCGCGCCGGACGACCCGCACGCGGTGGCCCCGGGCACCAGCGCGGCCGGTCAGGCGGGCGCGGTCCCGGCTGCGCCCGCACCGGTGCCGTCTTCGCCGCCGTCGATTGCTGAGCGTCGGTCCGCCCCGGGCGTGCTCGGAGCGTCCCCCGCGGGCGTCGGCCCCGACCCCGTTGTCGGCCCCCGGGCGGACCCGGGCGACCGCGACCCGCGGTCAGCGCCCGGGATCCCGGCGGCGGCCCCGCGCCTGGCGACGACGCCGGGCGCGGAGGGCTCAGTGCCGGTCGGTGCCCTCGCTCCGGGGTCGGCCGGCGCGCCCCTGATCGAGGCCCCGCCGCCCAAGGCCCAGGCCCGCGTCGCGCCCCCGGTCCCCCCGATCCCCGCGGTCCCCGTGCCGGACCTGGCGGAGTCCCAAGCCGTGCCGCCGGACGACCCGGCGGCCCAATTGCAGTTGGAACTCGAGCGCCAACTCGAGTCCGATGGGGCCGTGGTGCCGGACTCCGAGTCGGCGCCGCTGCCGACACTTCGGGAGGACCCAGGACCGACCCCGGTGCCGCCGGACCTGATCGCCGCGATCGAAGACTTCAAGCATCAGGTCCAGGGCGGCCCGGGAAAGGACAAGGCAAAGGAGAAGGGCGCGCAGAAGGCAGCGGACCTGCCGGTGGTCCCGCCGACGCCCCGGCCGCCTGGGGCGCCGGCCGACGTTGGCGACCCGGCCACCCAGCTGCGCCTGACCCATGAACAGGAGGCCGCCCTGCCCAAATTCGTGATGAGCGTGCACGTCTATGACGCGCAGCCGGACCGCCGTTTCGTCCTGATCAACGGACTCAAGTATGCCGAGGGGGCCAAGACCCGTGAGGGCTTGACGGTCGAGCGGATCAGGGTGGACGGGGCCGTGCTGATGCATGAGGGGCACCCCTTTTTCGTGCACCGCTGA
- a CDS encoding ExeA family protein has product MYPKYFGLKEPSFSIAPDPHYLFLSEQHREALAHLLYGAGEHGGFVLLTGEVGTGKTTVCRAFLEQLPDAVDVALIVNPALTADELLRAICDEFRVPIPAGEHSIKRLVDGLNDYLLTAHAAGRRPVLMIDEAQNLRPRVMEQVRLLTNLETTKAKLLQIFLIGQPELRRMLERESLRQLNQRITARFHLRPLSAAETAAYIRHRVAVAGVDRPLFTAGALRRIHQVSGGVPRVINILCDRALLGACVTGANQVTTRVVVRAAGEVRGEGVRTAPPPAARPAIAAAAALALLLTAAWLIYGRVQGDPLDLIAAWLGASPWGVGTGPESAPGQPAARPGVGAPSLRVAGAADPADAAAAPTAAGSVGAAPGATALPVVPPPGSIPTPPGGDSRALPRVSLAGSTDAAVADALGLPEETALRVLLRRWGIAIQDLGSGDPCRQLAVLGLRCEREQGKLSHVRFYDRPVLLRVKDAGGDRRYAVLGALDESHATFDLPDGSERVPLAGIDALWSGDYTVVWQPPPTGASKIGPGAAEESIRWLRRLLAEVPASGLTDNGSGRFDAALTAGLRRFQAARGLAPDGIAGPRTLVQLENAVALPDMPHLMTPTLAAEAAAQGAAALAAGSAAVLPRVPATGAGLP; this is encoded by the coding sequence GTGTATCCCAAGTACTTCGGACTCAAGGAGCCGAGCTTTTCCATCGCCCCGGACCCCCACTACCTGTTCCTCAGCGAACAGCACCGGGAGGCCTTGGCCCATCTGCTGTACGGCGCTGGTGAACACGGCGGCTTTGTGCTGTTGACCGGCGAGGTGGGCACCGGCAAGACGACCGTCTGCCGCGCCTTCCTGGAGCAGTTGCCGGACGCGGTGGACGTGGCCCTGATCGTCAATCCGGCCCTGACGGCGGATGAACTCCTGCGCGCGATCTGCGACGAGTTCCGCGTCCCGATCCCGGCGGGTGAGCACTCGATCAAGCGGTTGGTCGACGGCCTGAACGACTATCTGCTGACCGCCCACGCCGCGGGGCGGCGTCCGGTGCTGATGATCGACGAGGCGCAGAACCTGCGCCCCAGGGTCATGGAGCAGGTGCGGCTGCTGACCAACCTGGAAACCACCAAGGCCAAGTTGCTCCAGATCTTCCTGATCGGTCAGCCGGAACTGCGGCGGATGCTGGAGCGCGAAAGTCTGCGCCAGCTCAACCAGCGCATCACCGCCCGCTTCCACCTGCGTCCGCTGAGCGCCGCGGAGACCGCGGCCTACATCCGGCACCGGGTGGCAGTGGCCGGGGTGGATCGCCCCTTGTTCACGGCGGGCGCGCTGCGGCGCATCCATCAGGTCTCCGGCGGGGTGCCGCGGGTAATCAATATCCTGTGTGATCGCGCCCTGCTCGGGGCCTGTGTCACCGGCGCCAATCAGGTGACCACGCGGGTCGTGGTGCGCGCCGCCGGCGAGGTGCGCGGCGAGGGGGTCAGGACCGCGCCCCCGCCGGCGGCGCGGCCCGCCATCGCGGCCGCGGCGGCCTTGGCGCTGCTGCTGACGGCGGCGTGGTTGATCTACGGCCGGGTGCAGGGGGACCCGCTGGACCTGATCGCTGCTTGGCTGGGGGCCTCGCCATGGGGGGTAGGCACCGGCCCGGAGTCCGCGCCGGGGCAGCCTGCCGCGCGACCAGGTGTGGGTGCACCGTCGCTGCGGGTCGCCGGCGCCGCGGACCCGGCTGACGCCGCGGCCGCGCCGACCGCCGCCGGCTCGGTGGGCGCGGCGCCGGGTGCGACCGCGCTCCCGGTCGTGCCCCCGCCGGGGTCCATCCCGACGCCGCCCGGGGGCGACTCCCGAGCGCTGCCGCGCGTGTCCCTGGCGGGCAGCACGGATGCTGCCGTGGCGGACGCCCTGGGCCTGCCGGAGGAGACCGCCCTGCGCGTGCTGCTGCGTCGGTGGGGCATTGCGATCCAGGACCTGGGGTCGGGTGATCCCTGCCGCCAGCTGGCCGTGCTTGGGCTGCGCTGCGAACGCGAGCAGGGTAAGCTCAGCCATGTGCGCTTCTATGACCGGCCCGTCCTGCTGCGGGTGAAGGATGCGGGCGGGGACCGCCGCTATGCGGTGCTCGGGGCGCTCGATGAGTCTCACGCGACCTTTGACCTGCCGGACGGCAGCGAACGCGTTCCCCTCGCCGGGATCGATGCCCTCTGGAGCGGCGACTATACGGTGGTCTGGCAGCCGCCCCCCACCGGGGCCTCGAAGATCGGACCGGGGGCCGCCGAGGAGTCCATCCGCTGGCTGCGGCGGCTGCTCGCCGAGGTCCCGGCAAGCGGGCTGACCGACAACGGATCGGGCCGGTTCGACGCGGCCCTGACGGCTGGCCTGCGCCGGTTCCAGGCCGCGCGCGGGCTGGCGCCGGATGGCATCGCCGGGCCGCGCACCTTGGTCCAGCTCGAGAATGCCGTGGCCTTGCCGGACATGCCTCACCTGATGACCCCAACCCTGGCCGCGGAGGCCGCCGCCCAAGGCGCCGCCGCGCTCGCGGCCGGGTCCGCTGCCGTGCTCCCCAGGGTCCCGGCGACCGGCGCCGGCCTGCCATGA
- a CDS encoding beta strand repeat-containing protein has product MNVRPKVWTLVPIAAAVLAVLAPVGARAGGVAPPETYWIGNSGSWDDPTHWDNGVPGSGYDAFLAVSGATTNFNVTLDPSLNSLSIDGGATLAQGANTLTSNALVVGGTGAGTVDQSGGTQTTNQLFIGSGGGTGTYHLSGTGILDVTGPGDGVTYVGEGGTADFTQSGTSQFTTNYLNVGVIDGSAAHYDLSGGAVTVNSNMGVGSDGDATFAQTGGTVGVGGTLTVDGKAIGGTSGNYTLSGDPLTSTLTTNGLTVGSGGSGTFSQAGGTVNVNTANTMHVGELGGASGTYALSGGVLNVTTNEQKIGAAGQGYVNQTGGTHNFVNTAMYLGDQQGSYGEYNLSAGVVNGGSIALGEWGGQGKFIQTGGSVTVNELSLARQSIPVLSQGTYELSNGGLTVNGNERVGIQGVGIFEQFSGTNTVTGNLSLAEALGSTGTYTLSSGSLTVHGPDDGGAGTGVVSVGDAGVGHFTQNGGTVAAAWMDVGIQANPTASDYQQAGGSNTVTYNLVLGRDAEAKGTYALQGDASLQAGELVVGAFGAGTFTQNGTASQNQVDSVLLGYNTGGSGDYRLVAGTLTSDWDRIGMGGTGVFTQTGGIHTVGTTVVVGQDAGGDGSYHLDDGQLNAGWETVGRYNGSTGLFDQTGGNNTVVNDLNVGGQGGATGQGAYSLSGGDLTVKGSTYIGNLGSGTFTHSGGTQAVSNDLVLGNESTGHGTYDLSDTGSLAVTGLISVGAQGQGDFTLSGVPAVAVTAGGMTIGDSGIGTLTQDGGTLDITNELRVGHNEGGQGTFTQTGGAVTAAGGVLGVFGPTSKGTYNLAGGTLTTTTGLVVGYEGQGIFTQTGGTVDFDGNLHLGEKAGSSGTYTLSGAASILRVRGANEIVGVNGGTGQFTQSEGTHTVDTRLTVGGAEGATGRYDLTGGSLDSAVTVVGSSSATAGGTGVFNNSGGAHRLSRLGLGAGPLVGPGGNGTYNLSGTGSLQAADRIAVGAVPGGVGVFNQTGGTNTVATSVNVAEAVGSTGTYNLSGGSLTAADLNVNGGGAFNWTGGTLTLGTAGSGTLTNAGRVNVGGGVSAIPVTHALNAKLVNTGQVEVAADTILSSAGQIINTGNFNVKASAKLDGGGSFTQSDGLLTADGVLAQTGGFNLTGGTLNGTGTINGNVIVAGALVAPGHSPGTLTVNGDFTFNSGMLEIEIGGTSAGEYDLLDIGGSADFTGGTILFAFINGFLPTKDDTWTFLKYASLLSFNPTSVQYTGLASGFSYSVSSVGGSFVITADSDGQAEVPAPGTWLLLGAGLWGWRRVRGRAAPAA; this is encoded by the coding sequence ATGAACGTAAGACCAAAGGTGTGGACCTTGGTGCCCATCGCGGCGGCCGTGCTTGCGGTTTTGGCGCCGGTGGGCGCCCGTGCCGGCGGCGTCGCACCCCCGGAGACCTACTGGATTGGCAACAGCGGGAGTTGGGACGATCCCACGCACTGGGATAACGGGGTCCCGGGCTCCGGGTACGATGCCTTCCTCGCCGTGTCCGGTGCGACGACGAACTTCAATGTAACCTTGGACCCGTCGCTCAATTCCTTGAGCATCGATGGCGGGGCAACGCTTGCGCAAGGTGCCAACACCCTGACCAGCAACGCCCTGGTGGTTGGCGGCACCGGCGCCGGTACCGTCGACCAGAGCGGCGGTACCCAGACCACCAATCAGTTGTTCATCGGTTCGGGCGGCGGCACCGGCACCTATCATCTCAGCGGCACCGGTATACTGGACGTCACTGGGCCCGGCGATGGCGTGACCTATGTCGGCGAAGGCGGGACCGCCGATTTCACGCAAAGCGGCACCTCCCAGTTCACCACGAACTACCTCAACGTGGGCGTCATCGACGGCAGCGCTGCCCACTATGACCTCTCCGGTGGAGCGGTGACCGTCAACTCCAACATGGGGGTCGGCAGTGATGGCGACGCTACCTTCGCCCAGACCGGTGGTACGGTGGGTGTTGGCGGTACCTTGACCGTCGATGGCAAGGCAATTGGCGGCACCAGCGGCAATTACACGCTGAGCGGCGATCCGTTGACCTCGACCTTGACCACAAACGGCCTGACCGTCGGCAGTGGGGGCAGCGGCACCTTCAGCCAGGCGGGTGGCACCGTCAACGTCAACACCGCCAACACAATGCATGTCGGTGAACTGGGGGGCGCGAGCGGAACCTACGCCCTATCCGGCGGTGTGCTCAACGTCACCACCAATGAGCAAAAAATCGGTGCCGCCGGTCAAGGATACGTCAATCAGACGGGCGGCACGCACAACTTCGTCAATACGGCCATGTACCTAGGTGACCAACAGGGCAGTTACGGGGAATACAATCTGAGTGCCGGCGTTGTCAATGGCGGTTCGATCGCCTTGGGCGAATGGGGCGGGCAGGGCAAATTCATCCAGACCGGCGGCAGTGTCACTGTCAATGAACTCTCGTTGGCGCGCCAGAGTATCCCGGTCCTGAGCCAAGGCACTTATGAATTGAGCAACGGCGGCCTCACCGTCAATGGCAACGAGCGCGTCGGCATCCAAGGTGTCGGTATCTTCGAGCAGTTCAGCGGGACCAACACCGTAACCGGCAACCTCAGCCTGGCGGAAGCGCTCGGCAGCACCGGTACCTACACGCTGAGCAGCGGCAGCTTGACGGTGCATGGCCCTGACGACGGGGGCGCCGGGACCGGCGTGGTCAGTGTTGGCGATGCCGGGGTGGGCCACTTCACCCAGAATGGCGGTACGGTCGCGGCCGCTTGGATGGACGTCGGCATCCAAGCCAACCCCACCGCCAGCGACTATCAGCAAGCCGGCGGTTCCAATACCGTAACTTACAATCTGGTCCTGGGTCGTGACGCCGAAGCCAAGGGTACCTATGCGCTGCAGGGGGACGCCAGCCTCCAAGCGGGCGAGTTGGTCGTCGGTGCCTTTGGCGCCGGCACCTTCACCCAGAATGGCACCGCTTCCCAGAATCAGGTGGACAGCGTATTGCTGGGGTACAATACGGGGGGCTCCGGTGACTACCGGTTGGTCGCCGGCACCTTGACGTCCGACTGGGATCGTATCGGCATGGGGGGCACTGGTGTATTCACCCAGACCGGCGGTATCCATACGGTTGGCACGACGGTGGTCGTCGGGCAGGATGCTGGAGGAGACGGAAGTTATCACTTGGATGATGGTCAGTTAAACGCCGGCTGGGAAACCGTCGGGCGCTATAATGGAAGCACGGGGTTGTTTGACCAAACAGGCGGCAACAACACCGTGGTTAATGACCTGAACGTCGGCGGGCAGGGAGGCGCAACCGGGCAGGGGGCTTACAGCCTTAGCGGCGGCGACCTGACCGTTAAGGGCAGCACCTATATCGGGAACCTCGGCAGCGGCACCTTTACGCACAGTGGGGGTACTCAGGCGGTCAGCAACGACCTGGTGCTGGGCAATGAGTCGACGGGTCACGGCACCTATGACCTGAGCGATACGGGCTCCCTGGCGGTGACTGGCCTGATCAGCGTCGGCGCTCAGGGCCAGGGTGATTTCACGCTGTCCGGTGTGCCGGCCGTAGCCGTGACGGCCGGCGGCATGACCATCGGGGATTCCGGCATCGGTACTCTTACCCAGGATGGCGGTACCCTGGATATCACGAATGAACTCCGAGTGGGCCACAACGAGGGCGGCCAGGGCACCTTCACCCAGACCGGCGGCGCCGTCACCGCCGCCGGCGGGGTGCTTGGCGTGTTTGGTCCCACCTCGAAAGGCACTTACAATCTTGCGGGCGGCACACTCACCACGACCACCGGGTTGGTGGTGGGCTATGAGGGGCAGGGTATCTTTACGCAGACGGGCGGTACCGTCGATTTTGACGGAAACCTGCATCTTGGCGAGAAGGCCGGCAGCAGCGGCACCTATACCCTGAGCGGGGCCGCAAGCATTCTGCGGGTGCGCGGCGCCAACGAGATCGTGGGCGTGAACGGCGGCACCGGGCAGTTCACGCAGAGCGAGGGTACGCATACGGTCGACACCCGTTTAACCGTCGGCGGCGCCGAGGGGGCCACGGGCCGATACGATCTCACGGGTGGCAGCCTGGATTCCGCTGTTACCGTGGTCGGCAGCAGCAGTGCCACTGCCGGCGGTACCGGTGTATTCAACAACAGTGGCGGAGCCCATCGCCTAAGTCGTCTGGGACTCGGGGCCGGCCCCCTGGTTGGGCCGGGCGGCAACGGTACCTACAACCTGTCCGGGACTGGTTCCTTGCAGGCCGCCGACCGCATCGCCGTGGGCGCGGTCCCCGGCGGGGTCGGCGTCTTCAACCAGACCGGCGGGACCAACACGGTCGCCACCAGCGTCAATGTGGCGGAGGCGGTCGGTAGTACCGGGACCTACAACCTTTCGGGGGGCTCGCTCACGGCCGCCGACTTGAACGTCAACGGCGGCGGCGCCTTCAACTGGACGGGCGGCACCCTCACGCTGGGGACGGCGGGTAGCGGGACCCTGACCAACGCGGGTCGGGTGAACGTCGGCGGCGGGGTGTCCGCAATACCCGTAACCCATGCCCTCAATGCGAAGCTGGTCAACACGGGGCAGGTCGAGGTGGCCGCGGACACGATCCTGTCCAGCGCGGGTCAGATCATCAACACCGGCAACTTCAATGTCAAGGCGAGCGCCAAGTTGGACGGGGGCGGCAGCTTCACGCAATCCGACGGCCTCTTGACCGCGGATGGCGTGTTGGCGCAGACCGGAGGTTTCAATCTGACCGGTGGTACCCTTAATGGTACGGGAACCATCAACGGGAATGTGATCGTCGCGGGTGCCCTGGTGGCCCCGGGCCATTCGCCCGGGACGCTCACGGTCAATGGCGACTTCACGTTCAACAGCGGAATGCTGGAGATTGAAATCGGCGGTACCAGCGCCGGCGAGTACGACCTGCTCGATATCGGCGGCAGCGCCGACTTCACCGGCGGGACCATCCTCTTTGCCTTCATCAACGGGTTCTTGCCGACCAAGGACGACACCTGGACCTTCCTCAAGTACGCAAGCTTGCTGTCCTTCAACCCAACGAGTGTACAGTACACCGGGCTTGCGAGTGGCTTCAGCTATTCGGTCAGCAGCGTGGGTGGGTCCTTCGTGATCACGGCCGACAGTGACGGTCAGGCGGAGGTCCCCGCACCCGGCACCTGGCTGCTCCTGGGCGCTGGACTCTGGGGCTGGCGCCGGGTACGCGGGCGTGCAGCGCCGGCTGCCTGA